A part of Pararoseomonas sp. SCSIO 73927 genomic DNA contains:
- a CDS encoding tripartite tricarboxylate transporter substrate binding protein: MIHRRALLGAGMAGCALSLPAIRAAAQEPWPSKPIRIVVGFAAGGATDISTRVMQPKLTALLGQPVVIDNRPGAGGNLATEIVVRAPADGSTFLMGTIGALAINPSLYGSLPFDPQADLTPVAMAGNVLNVLVVPANRPWRSVAELIVAAKAQPDTITYGSSGVGGAGHLAGALMDQMTGCKTVHVPYRGGGPMMTDLVGGKVDYAFSTAPTALPQVQSGRLRLLAVPTARRIRALPDTPAMAETLPGYEVQNWYALVGPKGLSPAIVARMNAVVREALADPQVSASLEGQGVEPLPSSPEDLARFIREETVKWAPIVKATGARPD; the protein is encoded by the coding sequence ATGATCCACCGTCGCGCCCTGCTGGGCGCCGGGATGGCGGGCTGCGCCCTGTCCCTCCCGGCGATCCGCGCCGCCGCCCAGGAACCCTGGCCGAGCAAGCCCATCCGCATCGTGGTGGGCTTCGCCGCCGGCGGCGCCACCGACATCAGCACGCGGGTGATGCAGCCGAAGCTCACCGCCCTGCTCGGCCAGCCCGTGGTGATCGACAACCGGCCGGGCGCGGGCGGCAACCTCGCCACCGAGATCGTGGTGCGCGCCCCGGCCGATGGCAGCACCTTCCTGATGGGCACGATCGGCGCCCTGGCCATCAACCCCAGCCTCTACGGCAGCCTGCCCTTCGACCCGCAGGCGGACCTCACCCCCGTCGCCATGGCGGGGAACGTGCTGAACGTGCTGGTGGTACCGGCGAACCGCCCGTGGCGGAGCGTGGCGGAGCTGATCGTGGCGGCGAAGGCGCAGCCGGACACGATCACCTACGGCTCCTCCGGCGTCGGCGGCGCGGGGCACCTGGCCGGGGCGCTGATGGATCAGATGACCGGCTGCAAGACCGTCCATGTCCCCTATCGCGGCGGCGGGCCGATGATGACGGACCTGGTGGGCGGGAAGGTGGACTACGCCTTCTCCACCGCACCGACCGCGCTGCCCCAGGTGCAGTCCGGCCGGCTGCGGCTGCTGGCCGTGCCCACCGCCCGCCGCATCCGCGCCCTGCCGGACACGCCGGCCATGGCGGAGACCCTGCCGGGCTACGAGGTGCAGAACTGGTACGCGCTGGTGGGGCCGAAGGGCCTCTCGCCCGCGATCGTGGCGAGGATGAACGCCGTGGTCCGCGAGGCCCTGGCGGACCCGCAGGTCTCCGCCTCGCTGGAAGGGCAGGGGGTCGAACCCCTGCCCAGCTCGCCGGAGGACCTGGCCCGCTTCATCCGCGAGGAAACGGTGAAGTGGGCGCCGATCGTCAAGGCGACGGGCGCGCGGCCGGACTAG
- a CDS encoding Na+/H+ antiporter, translated as MSPTAQFEFILLLLVAVVCLEALARWLRLPPAAALILGGGALTFIPGMPALSLDPELVLLLFLPPLLMASAYFTPWREFRAQLGGILALAVGAVAFTTLAVGLVVRWAVPELPWAACFALGAVVSPPDAVAAKAVLQRVRLPRRTMMLLEGESLLNDAAGLVLFRFAVAAALTGTFSLWDATLSFGVLAVGGIVAGLAVGAAGVRLLGLFRSVELGIITTLLMPWAAYILAEELHASGVIATVVTGMVLGWYQHEIFTAGGRRTGTAVWEIMTHLLEALVFVLIGLSLRGVLLRLGGAEDALQNLGGPVLAVIVAVILSRFVFVFGARLLVGAQDRLRGRPSLGMDLRTSAVIGWAGMRGVVTLAIALSVPEEMAGRDLILVSAFAVILVTVLVQGTTLGWVIRLLGAGAHAEERGIHLTHHEAEAKVASVQLAAVEALARAPDGTVRHPRLLEQYGYRARAAARFSEASEELQGARDEHFGVVLAAVAAGRAEVLRLHRAGRLHDEVLHALEHDLDLQELMAGRLRGGEAG; from the coding sequence ATGTCACCGACCGCGCAATTCGAGTTCATCCTGCTCCTCCTCGTCGCGGTGGTGTGCCTGGAGGCGCTGGCGCGATGGCTGCGCCTGCCGCCCGCTGCCGCCCTCATCCTCGGCGGCGGCGCCCTGACCTTCATCCCCGGCATGCCCGCGCTGAGCCTGGACCCGGAGCTGGTCCTGCTGCTCTTCCTGCCGCCGCTGCTGATGGCCAGCGCCTACTTCACCCCCTGGCGGGAGTTCCGGGCGCAGCTGGGCGGCATCCTCGCGCTCGCGGTCGGCGCCGTGGCCTTCACCACCCTCGCCGTCGGGCTCGTCGTGCGCTGGGCGGTGCCGGAACTGCCCTGGGCGGCCTGCTTCGCCCTCGGCGCCGTCGTCTCCCCGCCCGACGCCGTGGCGGCAAAGGCGGTGCTGCAGCGGGTGCGCCTGCCCCGCCGCACCATGATGCTGCTGGAAGGGGAGAGCCTGCTGAACGACGCGGCCGGCCTCGTGCTGTTCCGCTTCGCCGTGGCGGCGGCCCTGACCGGGACCTTCAGCCTGTGGGACGCCACGCTCAGCTTCGGCGTGCTCGCCGTCGGCGGCATCGTGGCCGGGCTGGCGGTGGGGGCGGCGGGTGTGCGGCTGCTCGGCCTGTTCCGCTCCGTGGAGCTGGGGATCATCACCACCCTGCTCATGCCCTGGGCCGCCTACATCCTGGCGGAGGAGCTGCACGCCTCCGGCGTGATCGCCACCGTCGTCACGGGCATGGTGCTGGGCTGGTACCAGCACGAAATCTTCACGGCGGGCGGCCGCCGCACCGGCACCGCCGTGTGGGAGATCATGACCCACCTGCTGGAGGCGCTGGTCTTCGTCCTCATCGGCCTCTCGCTGCGCGGCGTACTGCTGCGGCTGGGCGGGGCGGAGGACGCGCTGCAGAACCTCGGCGGGCCGGTGCTGGCGGTGATCGTCGCCGTGATCCTCTCCCGCTTCGTCTTCGTCTTCGGCGCCCGCCTCCTCGTGGGCGCGCAGGACCGGCTGCGGGGGCGCCCGTCGCTCGGGATGGATTTGCGCACCTCCGCCGTGATCGGCTGGGCGGGGATGCGGGGCGTCGTGACGCTGGCCATCGCCCTTTCCGTGCCGGAGGAGATGGCGGGGCGCGACCTGATCCTTGTCAGCGCCTTCGCGGTGATCCTCGTCACCGTGCTGGTCCAGGGCACGACGCTGGGGTGGGTGATCCGGCTGCTCGGCGCCGGCGCGCACGCGGAGGAGAGAGGCATCCACCTCACCCACCACGAGGCCGAGGCAAAGGTGGCCTCGGTCCAGCTTGCCGCGGTGGAGGCGCTGGCCCGCGCCCCGGACGGCACCGTGCGCCACCCCCGCCTGCTGGAGCAGTACGGCTACCGCGCCCGCGCCGCCGCCCGGTTCAGCGAGGCGTCGGAGGAGCTGCAGGGCGCGCGGGACGAGCATTTCGGCGTGGTGCTGGCCGCCGTGGCCGCGGGGCGGGCGGAGGTGCTGCGCCTGCACCGCGCCGGCCGCCTGCACGACGAGGTGCTGCACGCGCTGGAGCACGACCTGGACCTGCAGGAGCTGATGGCCGGGCGCCTGCGCGGGGGCGAGGCGGGCTAG